GCGTTCGCGCGCGCTGCCGCGGGCCGATGCCGGCAGCCGCCGGTGCACACGACAAGCCACGCCGGGGCTGCGATGATGCCGCCTCGTCCCGCATCCGCCGGCTGCGCCCCGGCCACCCGACAAGGTTCCCGATGCCCTGCATCCTGATCATCGACGACAACCCCGCCGTCGCCACCGCACTGGAAGTGCTGTTCTCCCTGCACGACATCGAGACGGTGCATGCGGACAGCCCCGATGCCGGACTGCGGCGCCTGGCCGAGGGCGACATCGACCTGGTGCTGCAGGACATGAACTTCACCGCCGACACCACGTCCGGCGAGGAAGGCGTGGCGCTGTTCGATGCGATCCGCGCGCGCCATCCGGACCTGCCGGTGATCCTGCTGACCGCCTGGACCCAGCTCAGCAGCGCGGTGGAACTGGTCAAGGCCGGCGCCGCCGACTACCTGGCCAAGCCCTGGGACGACCGCAAGCTGCTGACCACGGTCAACAACCTGCTGGAACTGTCCGAGGCGCGCCGCGAACTGGAGCGGCGCCGCGACGGCGAACGCCGCCATCGCCAGCAGCTGGCGCAGCGCTACGAGCTGCGCGGCGCGGTGTTCGCCGACCCGGCCAGCGAGCGCGCCATCGCCCTGGCCTGCCAGGTCGCGCGTTCGGAACTGCCTGTGCTGATCACCGGCCCCAACGGCAGCGGCAAGGAGAAGATCGCCGAGATCATCCAGGCCAACTCGCCGATGCGGCAGGGCCCGTTCGTGGCGCTGAACTGCGGCGCGATTCCGGCCGAGCTGATCGAAGCCGAACTGTTCGGCGCCGAGGCCGGCGCCTACACCGGCGCCAACAAGGTCCGCGAAGGCAAGTTCGAGGCCGCCGACGGCGGCACCCTGTTCCTGGACGAGATCGGCAACCTGTCGCTGGCCGGGCAGATGAAGCTGCTGCGCGTGCTGGAAACCGGGCGCTTCGAGCGGCTGGGCTCCAACCGCGAGCGCCAGGTCAAGGTGCGGGTGATCAGCGCCACCAACGCCGACCTGGTCGCGATGATCCGCGACGGCACGTTCCGCGAGGACCTGTACTACCGGCTCAACGCGGTGGAGCTGTCGCTGCCGGCGCTGGCCGACCGGCCCGGCGACATCCTGCCGCTGGCCGAGCACTTCCTGTCCGGCGCCAAGCCGCTGTCGGCCGGCGCCGCGCAGGCGCTGCAGCGGCATGCCTGGCCGGGCAACGTGCGCGAGCTGCGCAACGTGATCCAGCGCGCCGAACTGCTGGCCGGCGGCCGCCAGATCGAGGCCGCCGACCTCAACCTGCCCAAGCCCGCGCCGCAGCGCCCCGCCGCCGGCGCCGAGCCGGACCGCGAGCGCATCGTCGCGGTGCTGGGCCGCGCCAACGGCGTCATCGCCCAGGCCGCCGCCGAACTGGGCATGAGCCGGCAGGCGCTGTACCGGCGCATGGACCGCTACGGAATCCCGCGCGAATGAAATTGCGCCGCTCCTTCACCGTCGACCTGTTCCTGCGCCTGCTGCCGGTGCTGGCGCTGGCCGCGGCGATGCCGTGGCTGCTGGCGTACTGGATGGACCGCGGCTGGGAAGTGGTGACGCTGTCGGCGCTGCTGCTGCTGGCGCTGATGTGGTGGACGCTGCGCCGCGCCACCGCGCCGATGCGCTCGCTGTTCCGCGCCCTGGCCGGCACCGTCAGCAGCTACCGCGACGGTGAATACAACTTCGGCGTGCACTGGCGCGGCGACGACGAACTGGGCGAGATGGTCGCCGCGCACCAGCTGCTGGGCGAGATCCTGCGCGAGCAGCGCCAGGGCCTGGCGCAGCGCGAACTGATGCTCGACACCATGGTGCAGAACACGCCGGTGGCGATGCTGCTGACCTCCGCCGGCGGCGACGGCCTGCGCCGCGTGGTGTTCTCCAACCTGGCCGCGCGCAAGCTGCTGCACGGCGGCTGGAAGCTGGAAGGCCAGCGCCTGGACGACCTGCTGCTGAGCATGCCGCCGGCGCTGCGCGAGGCGGTGGCGCGCGGAGGCGACAGCCTGTTCACCATCGAGGGCGACGACGCCGACCCGGAAGAAGAGCAGGTCTACCACCTGTCGCGGCGCCGCTTCCATCTCAATGGCCGCCCGCACGAACTGCTGCTGATCCGCCTGCTCACCGCCGAACTGCGGCGCCAGGAAGTGCATACCTGGAAGAAGGTGATCCGGGTCATCAGCCACGAGTTGAACAACTCGCTGGCGCCGATCGCCTCGCTGGCGCATTCCGGCGCCGAGCTGGTGCGGCGGCAGAAGGTGGAGCGGCTGGAGGAAGTCTTCGGCACCATCGAGGAGCGCGCGCGGCACCTGGAAGGCTTCATCCGCGGCTATGCGCGCTTCGCCAAGCTGCCGCAGCCGCAGTTGCAGACCGTGCACTGGGCGCAGTTCCTCGGCGGCCTGCAGCAACAGATCCCGTTCGCGCTGGAGCTGGAGGCGCCGGACCTGCACAGCCGGGTCGATCCGGCGCAACTGCAGCAGGCGCTGCTCAACCTGGTCAAGAACGCGCACGAATCCAGTCCCGAACACCAGGCACCGGCCGACGGCGTGCGCATCCGCGTCTCCACCCGTCCCGACTGGCTGCGCATCGAGGTGCTGGACCGCGGCAGCGGCATGAACGAGGCGGTGCTGCAGAACGCGCTGATGCCGTTCTATTCGACCAAGCGCAACGGCACTGGCCTGGGCCTGGCGCTGACCCGCGAGATCGTCGAAGCGCACGGCGGCCGCCTGTCGCTGCAGAACCGCGAGGAAGGCGGACTGTGCGTGGCGGTGCAGCTGCCGTTGGTGTCGGGAAGTTAGCGCCTTACGCGTCTGTAGGAGCGGCTTCAGCCGCGACAGGCGTCCCCAGTAGCGCCTGTCGCGGCTGAAGCCGCTCCTACAGGATGCGCAACGTCTGTCGGCGCAGTCCACTCGCGGATCGTGCCGTCTCGACGATGCCCGGCCTGCCGAGCGCGCCGCTGGCGTCGACGAGCTAGTGCGTTCGATGCAGACGATGTCACCCGATGGCGTCACTGTGGGAGCGACTGAGTCGCTCCCACAAATTCGGCGCCGTGTCGCAGCGTCACCGCGCGACACACCTCACTCGCGGATCGTGCCGCTCTCGACGATGCGCGGCGTGGCCAGCGCGCCGCAGGCGTCGTCGGCGCCGGTGGTGGCCGTGGCGGGAATCGCGCCGTAATAGCCGGCGCCGACCGTGTTGTCGACGAAGCGCCCGCCCTGCGACGGGCATTCGCCCTGGTCCAGGTCGAACCAGTCGGAGAACGCGGCGTACTTGCCGGCGCGCACGAAACGGTTGCCGCGCACCTCGGTGGCGTCGGACGCATCGCGGGTGCGCACCACGTCGCCGTTGACGTCGGTGAACGTGTTGCCCTGCACCACGTTGCCGGTCGAATGCCGCGCCAGGTACAGCGCGTGGATGTAGCCGGAGGTTTCCTTGCTGTTCTCGATCGCGCTGAACTGGTTGTCGGCGATCAGGTTGTCGCGCGAGTTCTGCAGCCGGATCGCCGCATACGAGTAGGCCGGACTGCCCTGGCCGTGGATGCCGCCGATGCGGGTGAAGCGCATGCCGCGGATCTCGTTGCCGGCGTTGCCGTCGGCCGCCGCGTTGCTGCTGCCCAGGTCCATCGCCATCCAGTAGTCGCTGACCTCCAGGCCGACGAACTGCAGCTGGGTGCGCTGGTTGCCGCCGCCGCGCAGGGTGAACCAGGTGCCACCACCGCCGCCGTCGAAGCGCGGCATGGTCGCCGCACCGGGCGCGGCGACGATGCGCAACGGCGCATCGTCGTTGCGGAAGGTCCAGCGCACCGACTGGCCCACATAGGTGCCGGGCGCGACCACGATCTCCACCGCGGTCTGCGCCGGCGGCGGTTGCGCCTGCAGCCGCCGCTGCGCCTCGGCCAGGGTCTGCAGCGCGGTCGCCGCGCTGGTGCCGGCCGCGGCGTCGTCGCCGTCCGACGCCAGGTACAGACGATGGGTCTGCGCGTGCACGGCGCCGGCCGTGAT
The Xanthomonas sp. AM6 DNA segment above includes these coding regions:
- a CDS encoding sigma-54 dependent transcriptional regulator, which encodes MPCILIIDDNPAVATALEVLFSLHDIETVHADSPDAGLRRLAEGDIDLVLQDMNFTADTTSGEEGVALFDAIRARHPDLPVILLTAWTQLSSAVELVKAGAADYLAKPWDDRKLLTTVNNLLELSEARRELERRRDGERRHRQQLAQRYELRGAVFADPASERAIALACQVARSELPVLITGPNGSGKEKIAEIIQANSPMRQGPFVALNCGAIPAELIEAELFGAEAGAYTGANKVREGKFEAADGGTLFLDEIGNLSLAGQMKLLRVLETGRFERLGSNRERQVKVRVISATNADLVAMIRDGTFREDLYYRLNAVELSLPALADRPGDILPLAEHFLSGAKPLSAGAAQALQRHAWPGNVRELRNVIQRAELLAGGRQIEAADLNLPKPAPQRPAAGAEPDRERIVAVLGRANGVIAQAAAELGMSRQALYRRMDRYGIPRE
- a CDS encoding HAMP domain-containing sensor histidine kinase — encoded protein: MKLRRSFTVDLFLRLLPVLALAAAMPWLLAYWMDRGWEVVTLSALLLLALMWWTLRRATAPMRSLFRALAGTVSSYRDGEYNFGVHWRGDDELGEMVAAHQLLGEILREQRQGLAQRELMLDTMVQNTPVAMLLTSAGGDGLRRVVFSNLAARKLLHGGWKLEGQRLDDLLLSMPPALREAVARGGDSLFTIEGDDADPEEEQVYHLSRRRFHLNGRPHELLLIRLLTAELRRQEVHTWKKVIRVISHELNNSLAPIASLAHSGAELVRRQKVERLEEVFGTIEERARHLEGFIRGYARFAKLPQPQLQTVHWAQFLGGLQQQIPFALELEAPDLHSRVDPAQLQQALLNLVKNAHESSPEHQAPADGVRIRVSTRPDWLRIEVLDRGSGMNEAVLQNALMPFYSTKRNGTGLGLALTREIVEAHGGRLSLQNREEGGLCVAVQLPLVSGS
- a CDS encoding right-handed parallel beta-helix repeat-containing protein; its protein translation is MQARCARWWMLALLLITAGAVHAQTHRLYLASDGDDAAAGTSAATALQTLAEAQRRLQAQPPPAQTAVEIVVAPGTYVGQSVRWTFRNDDAPLRIVAAPGAATMPRFDGGGGGTWFTLRGGGNQRTQLQFVGLEVSDYWMAMDLGSSNAAADGNAGNEIRGMRFTRIGGIHGQGSPAYSYAAIRLQNSRDNLIADNQFSAIENSKETSGYIHALYLARHSTGNVVQGNTFTDVNGDVVRTRDASDATEVRGNRFVRAGKYAAFSDWFDLDQGECPSQGGRFVDNTVGAGYYGAIPATATTGADDACGALATPRIVESGTIRE